One Pagrus major chromosome 11, Pma_NU_1.0 genomic region harbors:
- the LOC141004757 gene encoding mast cell protease 1A-like, which produces MRALQKFLLFHALTCLGPNALGSEIINGQIAPRNRMLYMASVQTRGGHHCGGSLISDNFVLTAAHCDSDRLARVVFGTHNLRNTGTVRNIVQRCKHPYYQRHPPTNDIMLLKLSQSVPVGGTIRRIRLPPPNMNLRPNQKCHVAGWGVTEAGRGVTDLRVVGVSVVDQNVCRRQWSRIPANVICAGGYRTLKGACNGDSGGPLVCNGMAAGVVSYGDRGCRDERFPNVYTDVSKFRPWIDQILRPVLPSVIMGNVRSLPNKMDELTALTRQRDYRECSIMVFRETWLTALTLDTDANLDGFQLLLADRKAESGATVLSSGDPW; this is translated from the exons ATGCGTGCTCTGCAGAAGTTTCTGCTCTTTCATGCTCTGACATGTCTCGGACCGAACG CACTTGGGAGTGAAATCATAAACGGGCAAATTGCTCCACGGAACCGGATGCTGTATATGGCCTCAGTGCAGACCAGAGGTGGACATCACTGTGGAGGCTCCCTCATCAGCGACAACTTTGTCCTCACTGCTGCGCACTGTGATTCTGA TCGACTTGCAAGGGTTGTTTTTGGCACCCACAATCTCAGAAACACTGGGACAGTGAGGAACATTGTGCAGAGATGCAAACACCCTTATTATCAGCGCCACCCACCAACAAATGACATCATGCTCCTCAAA ctgtctcagagTGTTCCAGTGGGTGGAACAATACGACGCATTCGACTTCCCCCTCCTAACATGAACCTACGACCCAACCAAAAGTGCCATGTAGCTGGATGGGGAGTGACCGAAGCTGGTAGAGGTGTTACTGACCTACGAGTGGTGGGTGTGTCTGTCGTCGACCAGAACGTCTGTAGACGACAGTGGTCTAGGATTCCTGCCAATGTCATCTGTGCAGGTGGATATCGAACACTCAAAGGGGCCTGCAAT GGTGATTCTGGTGGTCCTCTGGTGTGCAACGGGATGGCTGCTGGTGTTGTATCTTACGGAGATCGTGGTTGTAGGGACGAACGCTTTCCCAATGTCTACACGGACGTGTCCAAGTTCCGTCCCTGGATCGACCAGATTCTCAG ACCCGTCCTCCCGTCTGTCATCATGGGCAATGTAAGATCTCTCCCCAACAAGATGGACGAGCTAACGGCGCTGACCCGGCAGAGGGACTACCGTGAGTGCAGCATTATGGTGTTCAGGGAGACGTGGCTAACGGCGCTGACCCTGGACACAGACGCTAATCTGGATGGTTTTCAACTGCTGCTGGCAGACAGGAAGGCGGAGAGcg GAGCCACAGTGCTCTCCAGTGGTGACCCCTGGTaa
- the LOC141004759 gene encoding granzyme-like protein 1 produces the protein MHALHKLLLLHVLTHLGRNALGAKIINGVKVPENSMLYMASLQYNNGDHVCGGFLIREDFVLTAAHCDNEELVRVVLGTHDLKRVGDEKIRLIEKKYKHPGYEEVGWGKDIMLLKLSKKAPISNSVQTIGLPSSEKNITENEECLVAGWGMTQTSGKVVDELREVKVSVVSQKVCAEEWKDNQFHLPEKVICAGGYNTTYGFCQGDSGGPLVCNGDAIGIVSFNWWSNCDYTSHHRNKPNVYTDVSKYLPWINDILKRE, from the exons ATGCATGCCCTGCACAAACTTCTGCTCCTTCATGTTCTGACACATCTCGGACGAAATG CACTTGGAGCTAAAATCATAAATGGGGTAAAAGTCCCAGAGAACTCGATGCTGTATATGGCCTCGTTGCAGTACAACAATGGTGATCATGTCTGTGGAGGATTCCTCATCAGAGAAGACTTTGTGCTCACTGCTGCGCACTGTGATAATGA GGAACTTGTACGAGTAGTTCTTGGTACCCATGATCTCAAGAGGGTTGGTGATGAAAAAATAAGATTGattgaaaagaaatacaaacaccCAGGTTATGAAGAGGTAGGATGGGGGAAGGACATCATGCTCCTCAAA ctgtctaAGAAAGCTCCAATAAGCAACAGCGTACAAACAATTGGACTTCCCAGCTCAGAGAAGAAcataacagaaaatgaagagtGCCTCGTGGCTGGGTGGGGTATGACACAAACTAGTGGTAAAGTTGTTGATGAGCTGAGAGAAGTGAAGGTGTCTGTCGTTAGCCAGAAAGTCTGTGCGGAGGAATGGAAAGACAATCAGTTCCATCTTCCTGAAAAAGTCATCTGTGCCGGTGGATATAACACCACCTATGGATTCTGTCAG GGTGATTCTGGTGGTCCTTTGGTGTGCAACGGAGATGCTATTGGTATCGTGTCTTTCAACTGGTGGTCCAACTGTGACTATACCTCTCATCACCGAAACAAACCCAACGTCTACACGGATGTCTCAAAATACCTTCCCTGGATCAATGACATCCTCAAACGTGAATAA
- the LOC141004756 gene encoding mast cell protease 1A-like, with amino-acid sequence MRALQKFLLFHALTCLGPNALGAKIFNGIKVPENSMLYMASLQSNNGHRFCGGSLISDNFVLTAAHCDDEELLKVVLGTHNLRNTGTVRNIVQRCKHPHYQRNPPTNDIMLLKLSESVPEGGTIRRIQLPPPNMNIQQDQICHVAGWGITEDGRSVDDLRAVGVSVVDQNVCKHQWSGIPANVICAGGYQTHNGFCNGDSGGPLVCNGMAAGVVSFADQVCLDKRLPNVYTDVSKFRPWIDQILRQNAC; translated from the exons ATGCGTGCTCTGCAGAAGTTTCTGCTCTTTCATGCTCTGACATGTCTCGGACCGAACG CACTTGGAGCTAAAATCTTTAATGGGATAAAAGTCCCGGAGAACTCGATGCTGTATATGGCCTCGTTGCAGTCCAACAATGGTCACCGTTTCTGTGGAGGATCCCTCATCAGCGACAACTTTGTCCTCACTGCTGCGCACTGTGATGATGA AGAACTGTTGAAGGTTGTTTTGGGGACCCACAATCTCAGAAACACTGGGACAGTGAGGAACATTGTGCAGAGATGCAAACACCCTCATTATCAGCGCAACCCACCAACAAATGACATCATGCTTCTCAAA ctgtctgagAGTGTTCCAGAGGGTGGAACAATACGACGCATTCAACTTCCCCCTCCTAACATGAACATACAACAAGACCAAATCTGCCATGTAGCTGGATGGGGAATTACCGAAGATGGTAGAAGTGTTGATGACCTGAGAGCGGTGGGTGTGTCCGTCGTTGACCAGAACGTCTGTAAACATCAATGGTCTGGGATTCCTGCCAATGTCATCTGTGCAGGTGGATATCAAACACACAACGGATTCTGCAAC GGTGATTCTGGTGGTCCTCTGGTGTGCAACGGGATGGCTGCTGGTGTTGTATCTTTCGCAGATCAAGTGTGTTTGGACAAACGCTTACCCAATGTCTACACGGATGTGTCCAAGTTCCGTCCCTGGATCGACCAGATTCTCAGGCAAAATGCTTGTTAA
- the LOC141005342 gene encoding granzyme B(G,H)-like: MRALQKFLLFHALTCLGPNALGSEIINGQIAPGNRMLYMASVQTRGGHHCGGSLISNNFVLTAAHCDSDGLVRVVFGTHNLRNTGTVRNIVQRCKHPHYQHHTTGSDIMLLKLSQSVPVGRTIRRIRLPSPNVNLRPNQKCHVAGWGRTEAGRGATDLRVVGVSVVNQNVCRRQWSQRIRRLPANVICAGGYRTDKGACYGDSGGPLVCNGMAAGVVSFGAQGCRNPGFPNVYTDVSKFRPWIDQILRQNGC, translated from the exons ATGCGTGCTCTGCAGAAGTTTCTGCTCTTTCATGCTCTGACATGTCTCGGACCGAACG CACTTGGGAGTGAAATCATAAACGGGCAAATTGCTCCAGGGAACCGGATGCTGTATATGGCCTCAGTGCAGACCAGAGGTGGACATCACTGTGGAGGCTCCCTCATCAGCAACAACTTTGTCCTCACTGCTGCACACTGTGATTCTGA TGGACTGGTGAGGGTTGTTTTTGGCACCCACAATCTCAGAAACACTGGGACAGTGAGGAACATTGTGCAGAGATGCAAACACCCTCATTATCAGCAtcacacaacaggaagtgacatcatgcTCCTCAAA ctgtctcagagTGTTCCAGTGGGTAGAACAATACGACGCATTCGACTTCCCTCTCCTAACGTGAACCTACGACCCAACCAAAAGTGCCATGTAGCTGGATGGGGTAGGACCGAAGCTGGTAGAGGTGCTACTGACCTGAGAGTGGTGGGTGTGTCTGTCGTCAACCAGAACGTCTGCAGACGGCAGTGGTCTCAACGGATTCGTCGTCTTCCTGCCAATGTCATCTGTGCAGGTGGATATCGAACAGACAAAGGAGCCTGCTAC GGTGATTCTGGTGGTCCTCTGGTGTGCAACGGGATGGCTGCTGGTGTTGTATCTTTTGGAGCTCAAGGCTGTAGGAACCCAGGCTTTCCCAATGTCTACACGGACGTGTCCAAGTTCCGTCCCTGGATCGACCAGATTCTCAGGCAAAATGGTTGTTAA
- the LOC141004917 gene encoding complement factor D-like codes for MHALHNFLLFHVLIYLGRNALGAKIINGVKVPDNLMRYMASVQESDGHVCGGVLISNNFVLTAAHCHDDDDEDGLVRVVLGTHNLGNNGTVRDIVQRCKHPHYRDHTTGSDIMLLKMSESVPVGGTIRHIPLPPPNMNLQQDQICHVAGWGITEAGRSVDDLRVVGVSVVDQNVCKRQWSGIPANVICAGGYRTHNGFCNGDSGGPLVCNGMAAGVVSFADQVCLDKRLPNVYTDVSKFRPWINQILRQNGC; via the exons ATGCATGCTCTGCACAACTTTCTGCTCTTTCATGTTCTGATATATCTCGGACGAAATG CACTTGGAGCTAAAATCATAAATGGGGTAAAAGTTCCGGACAACTTGATGCGGTATATGGCCTCAGTGCAGGAGAGCGACGGACATGTGTGTGGAGGAGTCCTCATCAGCAACAACTTTGTCCTCACTGCTGCGCactgtcatgatgatgatgatgaaga CGGACTGGTGAGGGTTGTTTTGGGCACCCACAATCTCGGTAACAATGGGACAGTGAGAGACATTGTGCAGAGATGCAAACACCCTCATTATCGGGAtcacacaacaggaagtgacatcatgcTCCTCAAA ATGTCTGAGAGTGTTCCAGTGGGTGGAACAATACGACACATTCCTCTCCCACCTCCTAACATGAACCTACAACAAGACCAAATCTGCCATGTAGCTGGATGGGGAATTACCGAAGCTGGTAGAAGTGTTGATGACCTGAGAGTGGTGGGTGTGTCTGTCGTCGACCAGAATGTCTGTAAACGTCAATGGTCTGGGATTCCTGCCAATGTCATCTGTGCAGGTGGATATCGAACACACAACGGATTCTGCAAC GGTGATTCTGGTGGTCCTCTGGTGTGCAACGGGATGGCTGCTGGTGTTGTATCTTTCGCAGATCAAGTGTGTTTGGACAAACGCTTACCCAATGTCTATACAGACGTGTCTAAGTTCCGTCCCTGGATCAACCAGATTCTCAGGCAAAATGGTTGTTAA